Below is a genomic region from Fibrobacter sp..
ACGGGCGACTTTTTTACAAACAAAATAACATTTCACCTATAAAAGCTGCAATTAAAGCCCGTTTACAGGTAAAATGGGTAAAAATGGGTAAAATCGACTTGTAAACTTAAAAACCAGTTATTCCCCAATGACAAACTGCAAATACATCTGCAGCAGCGTACCGCCCCACAGGTAAACTACAGGAGCGGCGATGGCCAGGAACGGCCCGAAGGGAATCTGGCCCGGAGCATCCTCGGAGTCGTCGACGGACGCCTTGACGGCCACCTTCGCTTGCATCTTGGCGTAAGGAATCATGACGATAATGCCTACGATGGCGGCAATGACCAGAATCATAAATGCAGATTGCCATCCCATGAGGGCGCCATATCCTGCGAGAAGCTTTACATCCCCGAAGCCCATGGCCTCCTTCTTGAAGACCTTGCTAGCAATAACGCCCAGAAGCCAGAGGCCGCCACCAGCAGCAACGGCGCCGATCAGGCTCTGCAGCGGGGTAATTCCACCAGGAATTAGGGAAAGCAGAAGGCCGGCCACAATACCGCCCACACTCATGGAATCGGGAATTAGTTTGTACTTAAAATCAACAGCACAAACCGGATAAATGGCAAGCAAAAGCCAGAACATGGCCAAGGCATCGGCCCACACCTCAGGGCGCACCACCGGGGCGGAGAAAAGTTCCGGAACCACGGCACCGTAATTCACCGCAACGGCAGCAAAAAGGGCCAAAACACCAAGCAAGCCGCACAAAGCTTCACCAATCGGGTAGATGATATTCAGGGGCTTATGGCAGCAGGCCGTCTTACCACGCAAAATAAACCATCCGATCACCGGCAAATTCAGGTAAATAGGGATGTGCTTTTTGCACAAAGGGCAGTGGGAAGGCGGATTTATCAAGGAAATTCCGCGGGGCATTCTGTACACAATCACGTTGTAGAAACTGCCCACACAGGCGCCAAATACAAAAAAAACAATCAACCAATACCAAAGCGGGATTAGTTCCATAAAAAACCTCCGTCAGTGCAAAGAAATGCACCCGATTCGTAAAGAAAAAGATAAATTATAATATGTAAAATAATGTTCAGGTTTCTGGACAATTTATGGTCATTTTGTTTTGGATGAGGACTATACCATGAGAGTAAAAAGTCTGATTACATTGTTTGTGGCTTCTGCAGCCTTGCTGTTTCTCGACAGCTGTTCTCGAGAATCGCCTCTGAAGGAAAATACAGGCCTGAAAAACAACCATTCCAGGGTTTTCGCCTCCCGTGAACCCTTCAAGGACCCCCAGGCCTTTGTCGACTCCATGGCAAACACCGCAGTGAACGCTGCGGATTCCATTCCTGACACCCTGACGGTCACCGTAAACGATACCATCTACCTTCTCGGTATCCTTCCCAGGTTTGTCGAAAAGATCTACCTGTTCCAATGGACCATGATCAAGGGCAAGGACACCGTACAAATCGATGGTGACAACGCAGAACCTTTCGCATGGGCATACTCCAGACCCGGCGTATACTATCCGCAATTCGTGGCTTTCGATGGCAACAACGCCACCGACACCGCCGGCTCCGGAACGAAGAAACTCTACGTCAACGTCATCGACTCCAAGCCCCAGCTTTCCGTTCCCAAGGACACCTTGTGGACCAAGCACGAAGGTGACGTCAACTTCCGCATTTTTGCAGCCGACTCCTTTGGCACCATCAAGAACGTCAAAATCGACATGGACGCTAGCGGAAAGAGCGAGCCCAAGGTTTGGGACTTTGAAGAAGAGGAAGATTCACTCCTTATTTCTGTCGGCTACAACAAAAAGTATGTAGACTCCCTAGGCAACCAGACCATCTATGTCATCGTTGAAGACGACGACGGCAACGAAGTCATGGACAGCGTGAACCTCCATTTCAACAAGCCCCCCACTCTCAAGATTATTTCTCCCCTCGACGGAAGCCGTCACGACATCAAGGAACGCTTCTACTTCTTCTACGAAGGCAAGGACGAAGACAACCCGCAGGACCTGCGCTATTACATCCGCGCCTATTCAACCAAAAACGGAAAACCCCGTGAAGCAGCCCTTACTTCCAAGGACCTTATTGCAAAGGACATCCTAAGCGAAATTTATGAACCGACGACCGCCGACGGAAGAAACGTCATTACCCTGGTCGACAGCCCCTCCGTAGAAATCAAGGGCCGAGTTTACTGGGATATGTATGTCACCGACGGATACGACATCGTTCGAATGGAACGTATCAAGACCGACGAAAATGACTCCATCGGTCGCGACTGGAATTTCTACCTGGGCGACCTGAGTACTACCCTAGGCGTCGTCACCGGAACCGCAAAGTATCAGGAGCGCGACAAGCACGCCGGCATCCGTGTAGAATTCAACAACGGAAACAAGGTCTTTACCGGATTTACAAATGACAAGGGACGCTACACCATCACCGTGGACCCCGGTTCCTACGAAGTGCGAGCAAGTTCCGACACCATCCGCGAATACCAGTACGCATTCCACTACGATCTTTATGTTGAAGCCGGCGACACCCTCCCTGTGCCTGAACTCACTCTCGCCGACACTACCTCTCCCACACTGGTAGTCAAGGACTTTGACACCCTGGATGTTCGTAAAGTCGACCTCTGGAGCATCTATGCCAAGGACTTGGCCTCCCGCATTGATTCCGTTTCCGTAAAACTTGATGACGACAAACAAGATGTCACCTGTGACAATGTCGAAGGTGGAACAATTTTCAACTGCCGTATATCGCTAGACAACCTTGAAGATGGAGACCACGTTCTTTCCATCACCGCCAAGGATAAGGCCGGCAATACAAATACCAAGAATGACACAATCTACGTAAGAGCAACCAAGCTTGCTCTTGATGTCAATGGCGTACAAAAGGACAAGATTGGAAAAAGTTCCGGAGAACTCCTCTTTACGGCAACGATTTCCAACGACTACCCAACAGCGGACTCTGTCACATGGAACTGGGAAATCGAAGGCAAGACTGGTTCTGCAAAGGTTAAGGTTGTAGACGGCAAGGCCACCTATACCATGACCTACAACGACATCGCCATGAACTTCGACGACCCTGACGATCCGTCACACGCAGAAAAAGACTATATCATGACCGCGACATACAAGAACAATGGCGCAGATGTCAGCAGCAGTGTAACATTCGGTGTTCTTGGCGAAAAGCCCACCGTAGCATTCCAGGAACCGGGTAACAATGTCCAGGTCACCAAGAACGATCCTGTACACTTCAAGATTGCAACCTTCAAGGGCGCTAGCGGAAACGCCATCGTAAGCATCGTATGGAACTGCGGCACCCACGTTGCAGCGGGATACACCTGTCCTGCCAATGGCAGCACCGAAGGCACCATAGCCTTCGACGACTTTGGCGAACAAGTTGTCACCGTCACCGTCAAGGACGATAGCGGAAACGATGGCAACGACACAGGCTATGACAACATCACCGTCATGGTGGTCCACGACACGCCGACAATTGCAGCTTCAACAGACGACAAGAGCAACGAGTACAAGATCAACACCACGGTCAAGGTCAACCTTACCGCCAGCGATAAGCAGGGCAAGGTACAGGAAATCAAGTACGGCTGCTCCAACGGAAAAATCACCCACGACCAGGTCATCGCCATTACTCCGGCAGCCTCTGTTGACGCAACTGTAAACATCAAGCTGCCTGGCGAACCTACCAGCAACTTCCGTTGCGAATTCAAGGCCATCGATGACGACGAAGAAGAAGGCATCGCTGCACTGACCTTCGTCACCCTGTTGGACCCTCCGGAAGTCCGCCTGAATACCAAGGCCGACTCCGTCAAGATTAACTCCGACCAGAAACTTATTGCAACGGCAACAGACAAGCTGGGCAAGATTGAAAAGTACGAACTTGCTTGTGGCGAAGACATCAAGCATATGCCGGACTGGACAACCATGAGCAAGGCAGACACCGTCATCAGAATGCCGGCTTACGCAACCGACGTATACTGCATCGTCCAGGTCACTGACGACGACAAGAACACCGCAAGAGATACTGCCACCTACACCGTTCTTGTCGGAGCACCGGAAGTTGCCGCCTCTGCAGAATACAAGGTGGTCACCATCCTTGACGAAGTGGAAGTGAATGCCCATGCCTACGATCCTCTCGGATCCATCGTCAAGTACGAATGGGGCTGCGGTTCCAAGTCCACCCAGAATATTCCGTTCAAGTATTCTTCTACGACAACGCCGAAGACAACCATGACAATGCCCAAGACCGCAGAAGATCATTATTTGTGCATCATCAAGGTTACCGACGACGACAACAACGAAGCTAGAGACACCGTTGAATTCCAGGTCCTCCAAGGCATGCCGACTATCGAAGTCAGCCAGAAGTTCCTGAGAATTCGCGCAAGCATGAGAATCCTTCTCAATGCAACCGCAAACGACAACAACGGAGCAGGCTCCGCTTCCGATCCGGGCAGCATCGTTGAAAAATCCTGGAGCTGCGGACTCCCCGAACAAATCAGCAGCAACTGGAAGGTTGTCAGCGACTACTCCACAGACTGGATGGCACCGAAGGAAACCAACAACAGGTTCATTTGCGTCGCCCGTGCAAAGGACAACGACGGCAACATTGTAACTGATACCATGACCTTCGCCTTCACGACCCAAGTGCCCAACATTCACGTTGTAGACAACCTCATCTACATCAACATTGGCGATGAGTTCACCCTCGATGCTACCGTAAACGACGCATGGCAGGGAATCAACTGGTTCAGCTGGGAATGCGTTGACTCAGAAACCGGAAAGACCATGGAAAGCAAGGTGGGAAAATACGATTATGAAAAGAATGATAAGACTCTCGCCGTAACGAAGGTCTCCAGCTATTCTGAAAAGGGAAAGAACATGTACTGTATCGTTTCCGCAGAAGAAGCTAGCTCTACAGAAATCTTCAAGGATACTACTGAAGTTCGCATCATGAGAAACTACCCCGTCGGTGCGATCTCCGCAGCAGACACGGTCCACCTGTGGAGCGGCGACGGCGACGTTCCCATGGAATCCAAGAGTTTCTACACTTCCGAATGGGGCGGTTTCTGCTCTAAGCGTGGCGAACTCAGCTTGTCCACTTCTCCTCAGTGGTTCCGCTGGAACTTCAGCAACATCGACGACAACTTCTACGACGGCAATGACGATGGCAGCATGGACACCACGGTGCTTGAATTCTACAACGCCTTCATGCG
It encodes:
- a CDS encoding carboxypeptidase-like regulatory domain-containing protein, which translates into the protein MRVKSLITLFVASAALLFLDSCSRESPLKENTGLKNNHSRVFASREPFKDPQAFVDSMANTAVNAADSIPDTLTVTVNDTIYLLGILPRFVEKIYLFQWTMIKGKDTVQIDGDNAEPFAWAYSRPGVYYPQFVAFDGNNATDTAGSGTKKLYVNVIDSKPQLSVPKDTLWTKHEGDVNFRIFAADSFGTIKNVKIDMDASGKSEPKVWDFEEEEDSLLISVGYNKKYVDSLGNQTIYVIVEDDDGNEVMDSVNLHFNKPPTLKIISPLDGSRHDIKERFYFFYEGKDEDNPQDLRYYIRAYSTKNGKPREAALTSKDLIAKDILSEIYEPTTADGRNVITLVDSPSVEIKGRVYWDMYVTDGYDIVRMERIKTDENDSIGRDWNFYLGDLSTTLGVVTGTAKYQERDKHAGIRVEFNNGNKVFTGFTNDKGRYTITVDPGSYEVRASSDTIREYQYAFHYDLYVEAGDTLPVPELTLADTTSPTLVVKDFDTLDVRKVDLWSIYAKDLASRIDSVSVKLDDDKQDVTCDNVEGGTIFNCRISLDNLEDGDHVLSITAKDKAGNTNTKNDTIYVRATKLALDVNGVQKDKIGKSSGELLFTATISNDYPTADSVTWNWEIEGKTGSAKVKVVDGKATYTMTYNDIAMNFDDPDDPSHAEKDYIMTATYKNNGADVSSSVTFGVLGEKPTVAFQEPGNNVQVTKNDPVHFKIATFKGASGNAIVSIVWNCGTHVAAGYTCPANGSTEGTIAFDDFGEQVVTVTVKDDSGNDGNDTGYDNITVMVVHDTPTIAASTDDKSNEYKINTTVKVNLTASDKQGKVQEIKYGCSNGKITHDQVIAITPAASVDATVNIKLPGEPTSNFRCEFKAIDDDEEEGIAALTFVTLLDPPEVRLNTKADSVKINSDQKLIATATDKLGKIEKYELACGEDIKHMPDWTTMSKADTVIRMPAYATDVYCIVQVTDDDKNTARDTATYTVLVGAPEVAASAEYKVVTILDEVEVNAHAYDPLGSIVKYEWGCGSKSTQNIPFKYSSTTTPKTTMTMPKTAEDHYLCIIKVTDDDNNEARDTVEFQVLQGMPTIEVSQKFLRIRASMRILLNATANDNNGAGSASDPGSIVEKSWSCGLPEQISSNWKVVSDYSTDWMAPKETNNRFICVARAKDNDGNIVTDTMTFAFTTQVPNIHVVDNLIYINIGDEFTLDATVNDAWQGINWFSWECVDSETGKTMESKVGKYDYEKNDKTLAVTKVSSYSEKGKNMYCIVSAEEASSTEIFKDTTEVRIMRNYPVGAISAADTVHLWSGDGDVPMESKSFYTSEWGGFCSKRGELSLSTSPQWFRWNFSNIDDNFYDGNDDGSMDTTVLEFYNAFMRPTVEGSMVIKLDYRDSTMDKPTHAFNLKHKAEEVSRTVYFRKAWQNLSKDTVVENASSDVPVAFTLVGNKPVIAYLYGKNTVKAKAYSGSSWADIDNFSTTDSIVNVQIATNGKDIFVGALTKSKEFTVKKSAGATSAFANVGTTMANVIDPKLLCNGSGNVLFTYINNADRKSAFVAYLNGSAWTTKSLIKTVNQKNLIFSEMDAIINKDGNLIVVAVDSAASTGYAAMFNSSYGQAIAPNAIKSDPNAKLDSIKSISLAVENSKLYLAYMNRNSSTYGTSFRMATIGGNSFSWGNRTAIFDEAYLSYSTSIAVRDGVVYIAICDNDRTTLAQINVFRYENGTWHYHGENQLPYFIKPFYDANGYYLRGNAPTLLFDGEGKLHLSMLARTNGKAANKKYNGPIVMKYVADNWKVTPTKCEEK
- a CDS encoding prepilin peptidase, encoding MELIPLWYWLIVFFVFGACVGSFYNVIVYRMPRGISLINPPSHCPLCKKHIPIYLNLPVIGWFILRGKTACCHKPLNIIYPIGEALCGLLGVLALFAAVAVNYGAVVPELFSAPVVRPEVWADALAMFWLLLAIYPVCAVDFKYKLIPDSMSVGGIVAGLLLSLIPGGITPLQSLIGAVAAGGGLWLLGVIASKVFKKEAMGFGDVKLLAGYGALMGWQSAFMILVIAAIVGIIVMIPYAKMQAKVAVKASVDDSEDAPGQIPFGPFLAIAAPVVYLWGGTLLQMYLQFVIGE